Part of the Nothobranchius furzeri strain GRZ-AD chromosome 2, NfurGRZ-RIMD1, whole genome shotgun sequence genome, GGAAcagtcagatcactgatgtatgatggagcttgattattaagagctttatatgtaagAAGAagcatcttaaaatctattctgaatttaacaggcagccaatgtaggtaaTCCaaaacaggagagatatgatctctctttctaattctcatcagaactctagctgcagcattttggacaagctgaagacttttaactacagtcTGTGAACTTCCTGAtattaatgaattacagtaatccagtcttgatgtaataaatgaatACACTAGTTTTTTAGCATCTCTCATGGAAAGGAtgtttctaatcttagcaatattccaaaggtggaagaaggaaatcctacaaacctgtttaatgtgggGTTTGAATGACATGTCTTGATCAAAGATAACATCAATGttctttactttgttctcggagactaatgtaatgtcgttcaggtcaggtgactgattAAGCAGTTTTCTTTTCTGaagttctggtccaaagatgagaacttcagtcttgtcttgatttacaaGCAGAAAGCttagaaagtttagagtcatccaattttatgtcttcaagacaagccaatTCAGTTAATCAGTGTTAATAGATAAAAAcaactgagtattgtcagcataacagtggaacttTTTCCCATGCTATCTTAaatctggggcacaccggaggtggATCCACCGATCTGTCACTGTCGAATATGGTTTTCCTAAACTTCTCAGTGGGAGACATGTCAGTGAGCCATCCAGTGTTTATAGCTGATGTCAAAGCTTTTCCATtcctgttgggggggggggggggctgctctgAGGCTTTAAGGCTGTCATTTCATTCGGTGATTGGACAATCCGAACTCGGCTGACTCAACAGATGCCCATGGCGCCTCTTGAGGAcctcattttttttacttttttttttttcccagaactgcgctgctctgggtggctgcatgttggagtagctctgttgactatatgtaagttttgccttttcttggacattttttcctcgagtttctcaagaaaaactgtatttttttggactttTTACTTTTCCGTTTCTGgtactgtgaagcttggaggattttcacTGCTATTTTGTCACTTTTTtccctttttgagcatttgttatgatgcgtaatcaTGGCATCaacctggtttacaatcgggagcagctgattaacattgcgatggctgaaataatacctcaactgaagccccaAATCctgaatgagctaaaacgcaagaagcgtgggtgcagagcgggagcaaaacggagacagagaaagaggaaattcaaaccatctcttccattgatcataatgggcaatgtgagatcacttgcCAACAACATGGATGAActtcaagccctttcaaggactcagccagagtatcggcagtgtagtgttatgtgtttcactgagacgtggctgcatgaCCATATCCCCGGTTCCagtgtctctctgccaggattcctgactatacgagcagacagagatctgaagaggagcgggaaaagaaaagaaggtggagtggcagtgcttgtcaacaacagatggtgccatccaggtcatgtttcagtgaaatatcgtctctgcagcccagatgttgaactcttggcagtaagttgtcgcccatattatttgcctagAGAGTtctccagtgttgtcttggcaaacgtttatattccaccttcagccattgctgaaaatgcatgtgatgccatcagttccgttgtcgctaagctacaaacccagcaccccaatgcatttgtggctatatctggtgattttaatcatgcctcgctctctgctacacttccaacatttcaacagtttgtcagctgctccaccagagaaaacaagacatcggatttgtgttatgcaaatgtaaagaatgcataaatgtccaaaacaagacatcctctgggacaatcagatcactatcttgtttttctctgctcagaatacaaaccacttgttcagaggcaacctgtgacaagaagaactgtgagaaaatggtaacaggatgctgaagaagccctgcagagttgttgtgagaccacagattgcatgactctctgccaaggatatgaagaggacatcaatgccatgactggatgtgtcactgactatataaacttctgtgtggaccatatcatacccaccagaacagtgagtagcttcgctaataacaaaccctggatcaccagtgaactgaagaatctgctgaatgagaaaaaaagagccttcaaggagggagacagggaattattgaggaatacacagaagcaactgaagatcaagatcagagacagtaaggaggcatacaggaagaagctggagaacaaactacagaggaacaatatctatctatctgcctctagaagtcaggtgaagtggcagctggagagactgaacaggaacaaggctgcaggtccaggtgGGGCCAGCCCCAGggcactgaaggcctgtgcatagcagctctgtgggattctgcagcacctcttcaacctcagcctggcccaggagaagattgtagtcctgtggaagacatcctgccttgttccagttccaaagaaaacttgcccatcagtcaatgacgactacagaccggttgccctgaccacccacatcatgaaggtcctggagagactcctgttggcccacctgaataagcaaactagaacatatcaggacctgctgcagtttgcttatggagttggagttgaagatgccatcatccagctgcttcaaccaatccactgtcatctggacaaagcacgcagcac contains:
- the LOC139066176 gene encoding uncharacterized protein isoform X1 — translated: MMRNHGINLVYNREQLINIAMAEIIPQLKPQILNELKRKKRGCRAGAKRRQRKRKFKPSLPLIIMGNVRSLANNMDELQALSRTQPEYRQCSVMCFTETWLHDHIPGSSVSLPGFLTIRADRDLKRSGKRKEGGVAVLVNNRWCHPGHVSVKYRLCSPDVELLAVSCRPYYLPREFSSVVLANVYIPPSAIAENACDAISSVVAKLQTQHPNAFVAISGDFNHASLSATLPTFQQFVSCSTRENKTSDLCYANVKNA